A genome region from Frankineae bacterium MT45 includes the following:
- a CDS encoding putative thioredoxin produces MAGAVDLAAVKARSEAAARAAEAPPVQAGSFVSDVDEASFQAKVLDRSFQVPVLLDLYSTRSQLSAELSPLLMKLANEAGGSWLLGRIDVDVNPRIAQALQLQGVPAVYAIIGGQPVPGFEGALPEPQVREFIAAVLHAAQEAGLPGVAVAPEGEATDEAEVPEPSDPRFVAAEDALNDGDFDLAAQRYQAILDAEPANSEATLALRQVRLFQRLAALDPALVAQAELEPTNVAAGLAAADAALAGNDVDAALARLLALVKAVSADEKDEVRTRLLEYFDLLGPDDPRVAPARRELGRALF; encoded by the coding sequence ATGGCCGGCGCAGTCGACCTGGCGGCGGTGAAGGCCCGCTCCGAGGCCGCGGCCCGGGCCGCCGAAGCACCGCCGGTTCAGGCCGGGAGCTTCGTCAGCGACGTCGATGAGGCGTCGTTTCAGGCGAAGGTGCTCGATCGCTCGTTCCAGGTGCCGGTGCTGCTGGATCTCTACTCCACCCGCAGCCAGCTGAGCGCCGAGCTCTCCCCGCTGCTCATGAAGCTGGCGAATGAGGCCGGTGGCAGCTGGCTGCTCGGGCGCATCGATGTCGACGTCAACCCGCGAATCGCCCAGGCCCTGCAGCTGCAAGGCGTCCCGGCGGTGTACGCGATCATCGGCGGCCAGCCCGTTCCGGGGTTCGAAGGCGCGCTGCCCGAGCCGCAGGTTCGTGAGTTCATCGCCGCCGTGCTGCACGCCGCCCAGGAGGCCGGACTGCCGGGCGTCGCGGTAGCACCCGAAGGCGAAGCCACGGATGAGGCCGAGGTGCCCGAACCGAGCGACCCGCGCTTCGTGGCGGCCGAGGATGCCCTCAACGACGGAGACTTCGACCTGGCCGCGCAGCGGTACCAGGCGATTCTGGATGCCGAACCGGCCAACTCCGAGGCAACCCTCGCGCTGCGCCAGGTGCGGCTCTTCCAGCGGCTGGCCGCCCTCGATCCGGCGCTGGTGGCCCAGGCGGAGTTGGAGCCGACCAACGTCGCGGCGGGACTGGCCGCGGCCGACGCCGCGCTCGCCGGCAACGACGTCGACGCTGCGCTCGCGCGCCTGCTGGCCCTGGTGAAGGCCGTCTCCGCCGATGAGAAGGACGAGGTTCGGACGCGCCTGCTCGAGTACTTCGACCTGCTTGGCCCGGACGACCCGCGGGTTGCCCCGGCCCGACGCGAACTCGGACGCGCGCTCTTCTAG
- a CDS encoding methylmalonyl-CoA mutase, whose amino-acid sequence MTEESRFADGLKRWRHSYADASIAQRDFTTLSGSTVEPLYWPDEPDSRFARIGWPGQYPFTRGIHPTGYRGKPWTIRQFAGFGSAAQTNERYKMILAEGGGGLSVAFDMPTLMGRDSDEERSLGEVGHCGVAIDSVADMEILFDGIDLASTTTSMTISGPAVAIFCMYVVAAERQGADVGRLNGTLQTDIFKEYIAQKEWIYPPEPQLKLIGDLMEYVGQKMPDYKPVSVSGYHIREAGATAAQELAFTLADGFGYIELGLSRGLDIEKFAPGLSFFFDAHVDFFEEIAKFRAARRIWARWLRDVYGAKTDRAQWLRFHTQTAGVSLTAQQPENNIVRTAVEALAAVLGGTNSLHTNALDEVLALPSAKAAQIALRTQQVIAEETGVLNVVDPLGGSWYVEALTDRMEAEAEAIFTRIRDLGGDSTMTSGLLRGIENGWFIGEIADSAFAYQQELERGAKRVVGVNTLTGDVGDQLPIMRVSHEVEVQQREVLAKRRANRDGGAVEAALQRLLAAAERSENLIEPMLAAVRVEATLGELCQVLRPLWGDYHEPVRF is encoded by the coding sequence ATGACCGAAGAATCACGCTTCGCCGACGGGCTGAAGCGGTGGCGGCACAGCTACGCCGATGCCTCGATCGCACAACGGGATTTCACCACGCTCTCCGGCTCGACCGTTGAGCCGCTCTACTGGCCGGACGAGCCGGATTCGCGATTCGCGCGGATCGGCTGGCCCGGCCAGTACCCGTTCACGCGCGGAATCCATCCGACCGGATACCGCGGCAAGCCGTGGACCATCCGTCAGTTCGCCGGCTTCGGCAGCGCGGCCCAGACCAACGAGCGCTACAAGATGATCCTGGCCGAGGGTGGGGGAGGGCTCTCGGTTGCCTTCGACATGCCCACGCTGATGGGGCGGGACTCCGACGAGGAGCGATCACTGGGCGAGGTGGGGCACTGCGGCGTCGCGATCGACTCCGTCGCCGATATGGAGATCCTCTTCGACGGCATCGACCTGGCCTCGACCACCACGTCGATGACGATCTCGGGGCCGGCGGTGGCGATCTTCTGCATGTACGTGGTCGCGGCGGAGCGGCAGGGGGCCGACGTCGGCCGTCTCAACGGGACGCTGCAGACCGACATCTTCAAGGAGTACATCGCGCAGAAGGAGTGGATCTACCCGCCGGAGCCGCAGCTGAAGCTGATCGGTGACCTGATGGAGTACGTCGGCCAGAAGATGCCCGATTACAAGCCGGTCTCCGTCTCCGGCTATCACATTCGTGAGGCCGGGGCCACGGCCGCGCAGGAGCTCGCCTTCACGTTGGCCGACGGCTTCGGCTACATCGAACTCGGGCTCTCGCGCGGGCTGGACATCGAGAAGTTCGCCCCCGGGCTCTCCTTCTTCTTCGACGCCCACGTCGACTTCTTCGAGGAGATCGCCAAGTTCCGGGCCGCTCGTCGCATCTGGGCACGCTGGCTGCGCGACGTCTACGGAGCCAAGACCGATCGTGCGCAGTGGCTGCGCTTCCATACCCAGACGGCCGGGGTGTCACTCACCGCGCAGCAGCCGGAGAACAACATCGTCCGCACCGCCGTCGAGGCGCTGGCCGCGGTGCTCGGTGGAACGAACTCGCTGCACACCAATGCCCTCGACGAGGTCCTCGCGCTGCCCTCAGCCAAGGCCGCGCAGATCGCGCTCCGCACCCAGCAGGTGATCGCGGAGGAGACGGGGGTGCTGAACGTCGTCGACCCGCTCGGTGGCTCCTGGTACGTGGAGGCGCTGACCGACCGGATGGAGGCCGAAGCTGAGGCGATCTTCACCCGAATCCGTGACCTCGGCGGCGACTCGACGATGACCAGTGGGCTGCTCCGCGGGATCGAGAACGGCTGGTTCATCGGCGAGATCGCCGACAGTGCGTTCGCCTATCAGCAGGAGTTGGAGCGCGGTGCGAAGCGGGTCGTCGGGGTCAATACCCTGACCGGGGACGTCGGTGACCAGCTACCGATCATGCGGGTCTCGCATGAGGTCGAGGTCCAGCAGCGTGAGGTGCTGGCCAAGCGCCGGGCCAACCGGGACGGGGGCGCGGTTGAGGCGGCATTGCAGCGACTGCTGGCGGCCGCCGAGCGCAGTGAGAATCTCATCGAGCCGATGCTCGCGGCGGTCCGGGTCGAGGCGACCCTGGGCGAGCTGTGCCAGGTGCTGCGCCCGCTGTGGGGGGATTACCACGAGCCGGTGCGTTTCTGA
- a CDS encoding Predicted oxidoreductase, whose translation MSAPARESGTFSVGPKSVHRLGFGAMRITGDGIWGEPADRPEAVRVLRRAVELGVDFIDTADSYGPHVSEEIIREALYPYADQVLIATKAGLVRTGPNEWHPVARPEYLRQQAELSLRRLGVERIDLFQLHRIDANVPFADQIGVLKELQTEGKIGAIGLSEVSVEELKAAAEIVRIDTVQNLYNLTFRKSEDVLDYATEQGIGFIPWYPIASGKLSEPGGLVDEIVTETGATPAQVSLAWLLARSPVMLPIPGTSKVAHLEENVAAAQVSLTAAQVQALSEAVVEE comes from the coding sequence TTGTCTGCACCAGCTCGTGAATCTGGAACCTTCTCCGTCGGCCCGAAGAGCGTCCATCGCCTCGGCTTCGGCGCCATGCGCATCACCGGCGACGGAATCTGGGGTGAGCCGGCCGATCGCCCGGAGGCCGTCCGGGTGCTGCGCCGGGCCGTCGAGCTGGGCGTCGACTTCATCGACACCGCCGACTCCTACGGCCCGCACGTCAGCGAGGAGATCATCCGGGAGGCGCTGTATCCGTACGCGGACCAGGTGCTGATCGCGACGAAGGCCGGACTAGTGCGCACCGGCCCCAATGAGTGGCATCCAGTCGCGCGCCCGGAGTATCTGCGCCAGCAGGCCGAACTCAGCCTGCGCCGGCTTGGCGTGGAGCGGATCGACCTCTTCCAGCTGCACCGCATCGACGCCAACGTGCCCTTCGCCGACCAGATCGGCGTGCTGAAGGAACTGCAGACGGAGGGGAAGATCGGCGCGATCGGGCTCTCGGAGGTGTCAGTGGAGGAGCTCAAGGCCGCCGCCGAGATCGTCCGCATCGACACCGTGCAGAACCTCTACAACCTCACCTTCCGCAAGTCCGAGGACGTACTGGACTACGCGACCGAGCAGGGCATCGGCTTCATCCCCTGGTACCCGATCGCCAGCGGAAAGCTGTCGGAGCCCGGCGGCCTGGTTGACGAGATCGTCACCGAGACGGGGGCAACGCCGGCGCAGGTGTCGCTCGCGTGGCTGCTCGCCCGTTCACCGGTGATGCTTCCGATCCCGGGGACGTCCAAGGTGGCGCATCTGGAGGAGAACGTCGCGGCGGCACAGGTGAGTCTCACCGCGGCTCAGGTGCAGGCGCTGAGCGAGGCTGTCGTCGAGGAGTAG
- a CDS encoding glutaryl-CoA dehydrogenase: MSDTLSRLDMLDLDSELDSESRLMRDTVRKFADDRLRPHIRDWFEEGSLPARELAQEFGKLGVLGMHLKGYGCQGASASQYALVCAEVEAVDSGLRSLVSVQGSLAMYSIWAYGSEEQKQRWLPGMAAGELIGCFGLTEPDSGSDPGSMTTRATRDGDDWILHGSKMWITNGSLADVAVVWARTDEGIRGFLVEKGMPGFSTTDVHHKISLRASVTSALSFDEVRLPADAQLPLAKGLKGPLGCLTEARFGIISGVTGAARDALESTIDYTNSRTQFGRPISGFQLTQRKLAEMGVALNQAQLTARRLGELKDAGRITPAQVSFGKFANVRAALEICREARSILGGSGITTEYPVLRHAVNLETVYTYEGTHEVHTLVLGQALTGEDAFR, from the coding sequence ATGAGCGACACCTTGAGCCGACTGGACATGCTGGACCTGGATTCGGAGCTCGACTCCGAGTCGCGGCTGATGCGCGACACGGTGAGGAAGTTCGCCGACGATCGGCTGCGTCCGCACATCCGGGACTGGTTCGAGGAGGGGTCGCTGCCGGCCCGCGAACTAGCCCAGGAGTTCGGGAAGCTGGGCGTTCTCGGCATGCATCTGAAGGGGTACGGCTGCCAGGGAGCCTCAGCCAGCCAGTACGCGCTCGTCTGCGCCGAGGTCGAGGCGGTGGACAGCGGGCTGCGCTCGCTGGTGAGCGTGCAGGGGTCGCTGGCCATGTACTCGATCTGGGCCTACGGCAGCGAGGAGCAGAAGCAGCGGTGGCTGCCCGGGATGGCGGCCGGCGAACTGATCGGGTGCTTCGGCCTCACCGAACCGGACTCGGGCTCCGACCCGGGCTCGATGACCACGCGGGCCACCCGCGACGGTGACGACTGGATCCTGCACGGAAGCAAGATGTGGATCACCAACGGTTCGCTGGCCGATGTGGCGGTGGTCTGGGCCCGTACCGATGAAGGCATCCGCGGCTTCCTGGTCGAGAAGGGCATGCCGGGTTTCAGCACCACCGACGTCCACCACAAGATCTCGCTGCGCGCCTCGGTCACCAGCGCGCTCTCCTTTGACGAGGTGCGCCTGCCGGCCGACGCGCAACTGCCGCTGGCCAAGGGGTTGAAGGGGCCGCTGGGCTGCCTGACCGAGGCCCGCTTCGGCATCATCTCCGGCGTCACCGGAGCCGCCCGGGACGCGCTGGAGTCGACGATCGACTACACCAACAGCCGCACCCAGTTCGGGCGTCCGATCTCAGGCTTCCAGCTGACCCAGCGCAAGTTGGCCGAGATGGGGGTCGCGCTGAATCAGGCCCAGCTCACCGCACGCCGCCTCGGCGAGTTGAAGGATGCCGGACGGATCACGCCGGCCCAGGTCAGCTTCGGGAAGTTCGCGAACGTCCGGGCCGCGTTGGAGATCTGCCGCGAGGCCCGCAGCATCCTCGGAGGTTCGGGAATCACCACCGAATATCCAGTGCTTCGCCACGCCGTGAACCTCGAGACCGTCTACACCTACGAGGGGACGCACGAGGTGCACACGCTGGTACTCGGGCAGGCCCTCACCGGCGAGGACGCGTTCCGCTAG
- a CDS encoding Uncharacterized integral membrane protein, with translation MNPAPGNQAPVNPAQPIAPPAGLDRHGRVKRTRVSGAWVGLVTATVVLLLLVIFIAQNTAKVTVHFLGFHGELSLGLMLLIAALCGVVIAALIATARILQLRKALKASAQNRTAAV, from the coding sequence GTGAATCCGGCGCCGGGCAACCAGGCCCCGGTCAATCCTGCTCAGCCGATTGCCCCGCCGGCTGGCCTGGATCGTCACGGCCGGGTCAAGCGGACCCGGGTCAGCGGCGCCTGGGTGGGGCTGGTCACCGCGACCGTCGTCCTGCTGCTGTTAGTCATCTTCATCGCGCAGAACACGGCAAAGGTCACCGTGCACTTCCTCGGTTTTCACGGGGAACTCTCGCTCGGCCTGATGCTGCTCATCGCCGCGCTCTGCGGGGTCGTGATCGCGGCCCTGATCGCCACCGCCCGGATCCTGCAACTACGGAAAGCGCTGAAGGCCAGCGCCCAGAATCGGACGGCCGCCGTCTGA
- a CDS encoding Uncharacterized membrane protein, DUF2068 family, producing the protein MDWNLRSCARHGHVTYAPTEAEYRQRLHALTPVGDAWRCLRCGDYVLGHPHGDGPAEDAPVLLRGKALRSAFILRLLAIERWVRGAIMLLLGVAVLRFKSTQVSVKELVDRDLASLKPFFNQINFNVSDSGTIQAIQRALDANPTTLNLVAAFLIFYGLLQLVEGTGLWMLKRWGEYFAVVATSVFIPLEIYEVSEKVTLLRVGALIINIAAVAYLLYSKRLFGLRGGVKAYEADLEEVSLLEVTTSAGTSSGGGASAGSPPAGDSASATAG; encoded by the coding sequence GTGGATTGGAATCTGCGCTCCTGCGCCCGTCACGGTCATGTCACCTACGCGCCGACCGAAGCCGAGTATCGGCAGCGCCTGCACGCCCTGACCCCGGTGGGCGACGCCTGGCGCTGCCTGCGCTGCGGCGACTACGTGCTGGGCCACCCCCACGGCGACGGCCCGGCCGAGGATGCACCCGTGCTGCTGCGCGGCAAGGCCCTTCGCTCGGCCTTCATCCTGCGGCTACTGGCGATCGAGCGGTGGGTTCGGGGCGCGATCATGCTGCTGCTGGGCGTGGCAGTGCTGCGCTTCAAGAGCACCCAGGTGAGCGTCAAGGAACTCGTCGACCGGGATCTGGCCTCGCTGAAGCCGTTCTTCAACCAGATCAACTTCAACGTCTCCGACAGCGGGACCATCCAGGCGATCCAGCGGGCCCTTGACGCGAACCCGACGACGCTCAACCTGGTGGCGGCCTTCCTCATCTTCTACGGGCTTCTCCAGCTCGTCGAGGGAACCGGCCTGTGGATGCTGAAGCGCTGGGGCGAGTACTTCGCCGTCGTCGCCACCTCCGTCTTCATTCCGCTGGAGATCTACGAAGTAAGCGAGAAGGTGACCCTGCTGCGCGTCGGCGCATTGATCATCAACATCGCCGCCGTCGCCTACCTGCTCTACTCCAAGCGCCTCTTTGGCCTGCGTGGCGGTGTGAAGGCCTACGAGGCCGACCTGGAGGAGGTGTCGCTGCTGGAGGTGACCACCTCGGCCGGGACTTCCTCCGGCGGAGGAGCGTCAGCCGGGTCACCGCCGGCCGGCGACTCGGCTTCGGCGACGGCGGGCTGA
- a CDS encoding Enoyl-CoA hydratase/carnithine racemase: MPSLQRTDDVFILDLGDTENRFSPDWVADLNLFLDEVESTPAPRALVTTATGKFFSNGLDLEWVMANPAEFGEYIASVQNLYARFLSLPLPTVVAIQGHCFAAGAMLALANDFRVMRADRGFFCLPEVDIQIPFTPAMAALIQARLSKKSAHEAMTTGRRYGGGDALAADIVDAVADEESLLPTAIGLAATLANKPSETLGLIKERMYSQTLVLLRDRDNPLGEGGSLPFG, encoded by the coding sequence ATGCCAAGTCTGCAGCGCACCGACGACGTCTTCATCCTCGACCTCGGCGACACCGAGAATCGCTTCAGCCCGGACTGGGTGGCCGACCTGAACCTCTTCCTGGACGAGGTGGAGTCCACCCCGGCTCCGCGGGCGCTGGTCACCACGGCCACCGGGAAGTTCTTCTCCAACGGCCTCGATCTCGAGTGGGTGATGGCCAATCCGGCCGAGTTCGGTGAGTACATCGCGTCGGTGCAGAACCTCTACGCCCGATTCCTCAGCCTGCCGCTGCCGACGGTCGTCGCCATCCAGGGGCACTGCTTCGCCGCTGGGGCGATGCTGGCGTTGGCCAATGATTTTCGGGTGATGCGGGCCGACCGTGGCTTCTTCTGCCTCCCCGAGGTGGATATTCAGATCCCCTTCACCCCGGCGATGGCGGCCCTCATCCAGGCCCGTCTCTCCAAGAAGTCCGCTCATGAGGCCATGACGACCGGACGCCGCTACGGCGGTGGCGACGCGCTCGCAGCCGACATCGTCGATGCGGTCGCTGACGAGGAGTCGCTGCTGCCGACCGCGATCGGTCTGGCCGCGACGCTGGCCAATAAGCCGAGCGAGACGCTTGGGCTGATCAAGGAGCGGATGTATTCGCAGACGCTGGTACTGCTGCGCGACCGCGACAATCCGCTCGGCGAAGGTGGCTCACTGCCCTTCGGCTGA